From a single Oncorhynchus nerka isolate Pitt River linkage group LG11, Oner_Uvic_2.0, whole genome shotgun sequence genomic region:
- the LOC115137104 gene encoding delta-like protein A isoform X2 produces MGAPVPTQSLTSTSVSAKRASAGATVISWSMRASPPPVRTGPPARRTRRVSAVSVPTAGPDTPAQTWCGSVTQNRVGAEQRARSLQRGSGASAPGWTGRTCQLDTNECDMGVCVHARSCRNLIGGYLCDCLPGWVGPNCDIRNSSCQGLCLNGGHCEDSVSGSRCLCVPGFSGKHCQTGPSPCDSTPCQHGGQCVDKEGRAELCSCPIGYSGTYCEVVVDLCNPNPCQQGVSCRSTEGGYMCACPEGYYGNECTSLKDPCHGQHCPGAMSDPARGGVNLYMVLVGVSALLMACGCAACALFLSRLHRRRKKTQGGPQEEGINNQREFVTLVRNLDRPAPLLPPLTPNTTTHTPVPVLRCCEEIELTLPPSPAPSHPSPALKPSTPAAKQDISNLEREKLNRFHYSDNQELEV; encoded by the exons ATGGGGGCACCTGTTCCAACACAGAGCCTAACGAGTACCAGTGTGAGTGCCAAGAGGGCTTCCGCGGGCGCAACTGTGATATCG TGGAGCATGCgtgcctctcctccccctgtgcGAACGGGGCCACCTGCGCGGAGGACCCGTCGGGTTTCAGCTGTGTCTGTGCCGACAGCTGGACCGGACACACCTGCGCAGACG TGGTGCGGCAGTGTGACTCAAAACCGTGTGGGCGCGGAGCAACGTGCCAGGAGTCTCCAGAGAGGTTCCGGTGCCTCTGCCCCCGGCTGGACTGGCAGAACCTGCCAACTAG aCACCAACGAGTGTgacatgggtgtgtgtgtccatgcccGCTCCTGCCGTAATCTGATTGGTGGATACCTGTGTGATTGCCTGCCAGGCTGGGTGGGGCCAAACTGTGACATTA gGAACAGCAGTTGCCAGGGGTTGTGTCTAAACGGAGGTCACTGTGAGGACTCTGTGTCAGGCTCACGCTGCCTGTGTGTGCCTGGTTTCTCTGGGAAGCACTGCCAGACTGGCCCCAGTCCCTGTGACAGCACCCCCTGTCAGCACGGAGGCCAGTGTGTGGACAAGGAGGGCAGGGCGGAGCTGTGTAGCTGTCCCATCGGCTACTCAGGGACGTACTGCGAG GTGGTGGTGGATCTGTGCAATCCCAACCCATGCCAGCAGGGGGTGTCCTGTCGGAGCACCGAGGGGGGGTACATGTGTGCCTGCCCTGAGGGTTACTATGGTAACGAGTGCACAAGCCTTAAGGACCCCTGTCATGGCCAACACTGTCCAG gTGCCATGTCAGACCCGGCTCGTGGAGGGGTCAATCTCTACATGGTGTTGGTGGGTGTGTCAGCGTTACTAATGGCGTGCGGCTGCGCAGCTtgcgctctcttcctctcccgtCTCCACCGACGACGGAAAAAAACGCAGGGCGGGCCCCAGGAGGAGGGCATCAACAACCAGAGGGAGTTCGTCACCCTCGTCCGAAACCTGGACCGCCCCGCGCccctcctgcctcctctcacccccaacaccaccacccacaCCCCTGTCCCTGTACTGCGCTGCTGCGAGGAGATCGAGCTCACTCTGCCCCCCTCCCCGGCCCCCTCACACCCCTCCCCTGCACTCAAACCCTCAACCCCCGCCGCCAAACAGGACATCTCCAACCTGGAGAGGGAGAAGCTCAACCGCTTCCACTACTCAGACAATCAGGAACTGGAGGTGTGA